catttttaaaacaagctttttttgctgactgtactttttgttgactatacttgtattgtcacccaaaagtgcccaaactacatttgcataccaaattttaagtcgatgccattaaccgttgaagagttccatcctgtggagacgatcctagaCTTCCAGacgactaccagattattgtattgtcacgcaatttacataagtataccaactTTCAAGTCAACCCAACTAccggaagttggtcgaatttaatttgGAAGATtagattacagacagacagacaacgggacaggtgaaactaaataaaagtaattgtaaaaggaagtaattttttttagtacagGCTATTTGAAAGGCTGGGAGACCGACATCGCGGTTTCGGCCAACCAGTGGAAGCAGATGGTAatcaatgaattattattattattatagcctctttatttccattttgaaccgacttcaaaaaaaggaggaggttatcaattcgtgtatttttttttttttttttttaatgtttgttacctcagaactccgtcatttatgaaccgatttcaaaattttttttgagttcgtctaggaatgctttcaattaggtcccataagcagcaaattaggatctgatgatcggatcttaagaaatcgagggaactcttcaaatattgtagggacacttatggtaatttggatatatttagcagtaactcgtgcatttgctcttgcaaatcaaatttggtgaagtggaatgaggatgaagaccagatttgaccaacggaactactactatcaataacaagtatttcacgggttaaatttaaattatcatgattaatatacttacctagataagcgactaagaagaagcttttaagttaatgattctttcgaactgatctgatgctgaagccagaaggtaggcgacggaactctgttataacaacgtaactaagtcgtgtttgggcttaatggaatagttgtgagatgttctttggctacgaatcactaaaagtgagaaataaaaaaattataacaaaaaagtaaaaccgactccaaaaaaataaaaaataacaaaaaatggaaccgactaacaaacccttgaaaatatttttctaggtaagtaggtacgtactagctcgaagtcggtgactcagcacgaccagCAGGAGGGGTTGAAAccacatagtatgtaggtgaggtagacgactattgtgaagtcccactcctgctggctcgtgctgagtcaccgacttcgagctagtacgtacctacttacctagaaaaatattttcaagggttttgtagtcggttccattttttgttatttttttttttttggagtcggttttagtttttgttataatttttttgaatcaatcatcatcatttataaTCATAAGTGCATGCATTACATATTCCAATCAATCATTTCATTATACCAATTATTAcatattcattaaaaaaattacataacatttcatttcataataaatagcaattagttaaaaaacaattcaatatgGACCCTTTAACGGGTCAAGGCCTCCTCCATTTCGTGTGTGTCAAGTGTCTGTCCTTTGCTTTAGTAAGCCGGTTTTCGCCAGCATTTCTCACTATTTAATCCTCGCCAGCATTTTTCTTTCGGTCTACCTCTTTTTCGTTTGTTTGTTGGACCTTTCTAATAAATAACTGTGCCCATTTTTCTTTATTCATGCGTGCAATATGAATCAATGAATatgcaagttaaaataaaaataggcaGGCCATTATTTTAGGTACAGATACTTTTCTTTGTTTGGCTAGCTTTAATAGTTAAAAGaattgtaatataatttttgttttgaaaaactcaAGTCAGTTGAATTATTAGTTTATTTCAAATCTagtaaaaatcttatttttctgtgtaatGGTCAATTTATTTGTGACAAATTCCTCGTTATtggcttattatttttttacaagcttttatttagtttcacctgccccgttgtctgcctgcccgtctgtctgtctgtctgtaatcaaatcttgcaagttaaatttgacctacttccagtagtcagattgacttgaaatttggaatacttatgtaaatcgcgtgacaatacaataatctagtagtgacatcctggtagtccagccaggatcgtctccgcaggacggaactcttcaacgcttaaaagcatcgacttgaaatagtacaacaaaaagtacagtcagaaaaaaaacttgtattaaagatgaaattttcatggttttgttatttatttgataatgtTTGCCTCAGAAGTGAATCCTTTCACTTATAATCACAAGAGATAGACATTTAATCCTTTATGAGCTACAGTCAAAGGGACCGcaatatttattcatatttgttCGTTAAACACAGTTGATTTTTATAACCAGTGTCATTTCAAGATATAAAATCGTATTGAGACTTTTCTTGGTCATCACATCTAATATGTTGTTATAACTGGTGTTGTgtaaacggttttgactgtagTTCAACTTCCAATTAACCATTTTCTTACTTGTGTATCCCGGAGTAGACATTCCTCTTCTTCTCTTTCCTCAGGGCTTCGGCCTCGGCCGTGAGCTGCTGGAACAGCTGCTCGCCGGTGTAGGGCTTGGCGCGGCCAAGCGGCGTCAGCTTGAGGGACGTCGGGGACTTTGCTGTGTATGTTAGGTTGCCTGCAATGAGACGGGTATTGagtatgtttgtgtgtctgtgaaATTCATGTTAAAATCGCTGGAtagtttttgatgaaatttggtatattataATACAGAAAGGCAGGAGACTCCTTTTCCAAAATGAACTGATACCTAAGACACCATAgccattttactttaaaaatcgTATCTTTCGTTTATTTTCCtatttatcaattaaaaaacattgattCTTCCTTCTAAAATATTAGTCATTTTATAATAACTTGGTATGCATACATAACTTATAGAGTATCTTGAAAGgttaaaaggaatcaaacataAATTACACATTTGGGGTTAGCCTCTTAATAAAACAGTTACCTGGTGGAATCTTCTTCAAGTCGTGTGTTGCTATGGTAGCTGTGTTCCTCTTGTCACAAACCGTGTCATGCAGTTTTGTCTGCATCTGAATAAACTTCTTGAAACTAGCCTCGGTAAAGTTCAAATCGTTCACAATACAACACAGTATGTATGGACGGACTGCCCCGACTTGCGCTTCAACAACTGTAATGTTAGGAATGTTATCTTCTATGTAGAGGATCTTCATTGAATGGCACAGGTCGCAGACAGCGTCTTCGGTGGGAGTTTCTTCTTGTTTCTTGGCACCCTTTTTGCCTTTCCCCTTGGAGGAGGTCTGGGAGTCTGCCTTTGGACAGTGCTCTCGGACATAGTCGAGTACCTGCTTCGTGCGACACTGGTCTACAAGCTTCATGAGGCGTTTGTCTGCTAGTTTGTTGCCTTTGAGGTTTAATTCTgaggaaataaaatagtttgttttgctttattatatattttttttttattggcaccagttggcgccactgtagaaaaaggtcctgcctgaagtatagtggctagtttgttattacgggcgtgaaaacaaaattttcatttcaatcatatttaatatcttaaaaccgtaccatgaaaatattgggcatgccacagtgttgcatagtcccgttttgttcagaaataagggaggacaaagttttccgaaagacaaaactgtctcaaaacactagacattcattgccccgtaacgcaaatttgccataattaatttcaggtattcacaaaattattctaattataaatatatattattatttattttatttattattaattgtttttaatcgtttttatggactaacgtctggaataaatatatcatttcattttcatttcataaataaacCCGCCCTCATTGGCacttaaacagttttttttctgtttattgaaaaaaaaaacagacaattATTAGCAggagtaaattaaaatagtgtGATGAGTATCGCCTTACATCCTAAATCAATTCATACTAAGACTTATTGGAAGATGTGGCAATGTAACAATAATTAATGGTGGTAAATTCTAATTTTGAGAGGAACCTGTGCACAGCAGtgtgacataaataaataaatatcatgggacacttgacaccaactaggtcactagtcccaaactaagcaaagcttgtactatggatactaggtaatGGAtaaacttatatagataaaaatatattaaacatcgaagactcgagaacaaacatacgtattattcatacaaatatctgccccggccgggaatcaaacccaggacctcaagcttcgtagtcaggttctctaaccacttggccatccggccaTCATatattaggctgggatgatgatgaagcctCAAAATTgctgacaattaaaaaaaattgtgatgaTTCATTCAAATAAAGTGGGTAGAACATGGTGTGTATAAAAATTAGTTAATGTGAtgcaatatttatataatttttttcgaCATTGCACCACATTTTAGTTTCATAAAGATgtaattttaatacatttaaCTTGATTTTAAATACATTGAAACCAGaagaacataattttttttataatgaaggtactttacaacaaaaaaaattgcgatTTTAACTTGAGAAATTTACACCCTGGAATTTGTGCATGAAGGATTCTCTCTCTTACCTTTTAGTTTCTGTAGATTAGCCAATTCCCCTGGTAAAACCTTGACTTGATTGTCGCCCATGTCAAAATTCTTTAGCGAGGGTAGACTCTGTGCTATATAACTAGGAATCGACGTTATCGCATTACCTTTCAGGTTCATATCAGTCAAATGAGGCAAATTTGCATTCTCCAGATCAATAAAATCGCTCAATTTATTGTTGGACACATTTACTGTGATCAGGTTTGGAAAATCGACGAATTTCGGCATTGTTTCGATATGGTTCGAACTGAAATTGATACTAGTCAGCTCCTTCATCTTATTCAGAGTATCTGGGATACTTTTGATCTCGTTTCTTGATATATCGAGGACTTTTAGCTTCGGCAATAAGGTTATGTTTTCGTTGAACTCTTGAAGCTTGTTACCGAATAATAATAGCGATTGGAGATTAACTAAGCGCTTTATATCGTCTGGGAGAACCGTGAGACATGTATCGCTAATGTTTAACAAGTTTATGTTAGTTAATTGGAACACATTGTTGTCTAAACCTTCGTCCGAAATCCGTTTTGATATAGCAGCACCGGACAGCTTGATTTCGTGTCTATTCTCCGTCTTCACCGTAGTTACTTCTGGCCACACACCCATTTTGATGGATATTTAGTAGTCAACGtgaattttagtaaaatttggaattaaatttCGTAAAAAACGCACCACGTCTTTTCTTATTAGCAAACGGAAAATATGACAAAATAAATTGACGTAAATATTCAGTGTTGCTAGTtccataaataaatacttaagtatgtttGAGCTACTGTTTAAACTGTGACgaaacaaaaattattactCCAGTTCAATACCTGTTTTTCAGAAATTTTAACGAGTTCCGGCTGTATGTGTGCAGCCTcacgtttatttttttctaatcttattattattatatttctattCTAACGTAGAagctgtttttattattttcgtgaTAACAGCAGTACAGTACAGTGCGTTGTTAATAAACCTCTTAGATTTTAAGGCtacgtttcaaccagagatgtgccatctatttccaccagagcagtgctgtgcgaggatagctaaatgaagcgtttctagtattagtatgtaggtaaatacctacctacttggaGCCGGAAACTAGGATTAACAAAAACAGTGGTCGATTAGATTGTGCTACTGTTTCAGATAAGTTTATAAATCGCTAATAACTAATACTGACAGTGAAATATGACTCTTTTTAAATGAGCCTTACCGacttggaaaatttgaaaacccCCCGAAATTGTCACTTAAAAGTTTAATACTTATCTCAAttctttccatatttttttatttttatagtaacatgcCTATATACtacatagatatatttagttaaggtttcttaggcaaggtttctttgtcttttttttaactattaatttcatgtcttacaaaagtaaataaatggcattatttagtaaaaaaacctatctcaaaaacggctaaactgatttttatgaaacatagACTAAGAATCACGGCAAGAAAATTCGTTTTCACGTAACAAAACCACATCAAAATTGcttcatccgtttgagagctacgatgccacagatcgACGGGCAGTCAGACAGACACCTatagcgtcaaacttataacacctttcTTTTTGCCTTATGGTTCTTTAATACTAGCCAAAATTGTTAGTTTGTGAAACatatatacaatatacaatacaatgactcttttttgtacaccagaaatagtaatcGATACagacagaaaacaggtacacattGAGAAAATAGACAGAATAGAACAGATAACAGATAGAATATTTACTATTGTGCCATATTGTTAAATTTTAGTTCAATAAAACATGAATGCCATAGGCATATTGCATATTAGACATAGGTAACGAGAAAATATCTTTCTTTAATCAATGACATCTAACTAAAATAAACTGTGCCTAAGATGTAATGAACTctcatcagccgaaagatgtccactgctgaaaaGCCACCGGTtgctcgcaactctcacgatgtcgtcagtccatcgtCTGTAGGCCTGCCAATGCCAATGCTTAGTGTTCCGACTCGCGGTTgctactcgaggacttttctccccaacgggCCAGGACCTATGAGGAGGTCTATAAGGGGGGAAgataataaagccatttttgtAGTTGTTGCTGTTTGCAAATGCTTTAaatctggggggctactacgaaattctaaaatcgaaatttgcatcgtaccgtccctctcacttgtattaaataacattagcgtcagacggcggtacgatacgaacttcgattttagaatttcgtagtagtccctcTGGGGCTTCCCCCCAACCCGgcaatgattgattgattgattgattacaTGTTCACCTCTCACCACACGCACTGAAGAGAGAAAAGAACaacaaatatttctattttaagaaaaaaacccTCAACGTTGCCATGTAGGATTACATGATAATTTTATAAACAGGACCACACGAGTTTCAATCCAAAGAACTTGTCTGTTTATTGATGAAACTGAAAATTAATTTCCGACTAAACTTAGATTAAAGAGATGTTGCGTACGTAATTGTTTAGGCGATTGTGACAAAACAGCCAATTTCTGGAGCCTCCTGAGTGCAGGGCAATGGGTCGAAAGAATTCTAGCCCAatgttataagtaggtatacataccGTCATATCaaaggcgtctttacctatagtgcagggtgtgcgttgcacacgggcgcagcggtgttagccGCGGCacttgtacctattccattttgaccgcgcgctcgatggcgctaaagtaataattgcacacgggcgctacatgggctaaagacgccgctacGTCATATAAAATCAGTCGCAGATGTGGTGGAATACGTCCGCCGGAAGAGTggatacacgctgagggtgttccagctgcagtcgcgccacTACGTGCACTTCACTGCGCgtgcggctgctgatggggaccatcgcgagtgctgccttctggccgaaagacgtcgtgttccggcggtacccatgcagatgaatgcgacgtcggacggtgactcaacggtcacgccgttttgtcaccaaattagttttaatattgattataaatatgtatgtagctGTAAGTAATTGTATGGCCAAGTTGCCGAAATATGTCATATAaaagagttgaaattaaaaggGAGGGCTATATCAAGCGTAATtgtcaatttttagggttccggagccaatatggcaaaaacggaacccttatagtttcgccatgtctgtctgtctgccctaCCTCTGATGGTTGCCAGAACAGTTTTCTTGCAAAATGTCAAAACATTAGGCATCTAAAGGTCGTCTTATAGATGCATTAAACGCATCTAACTGCCTTAACTCAGGTGCCAGATTTTCTAACAAATCTAGAAAAAAACGTCCAGAGACGACTGGGTAGCCAaatggttggagaacctgactctgaagcttgaggtcccgttgggttcgattctcggtcggggcagatatttgtacgaataatatgaatgtttgctctcgggtgttggacgtttaatatgtatagttATCTACATACTCGTAAGTATTATCCGTTAtctatctttttagggttccgtagccaaaacggcaaaaacggaacccttatagtttcgccatgtctgtctgtctgtccatccgcagctttgctcagagactatcaatgctagaaagctgtaattttgcacgaatatatatgtgaactatgccgacaaaatgatacaataaaaaattcaaaacaatttttttttagattacctcccatagacgtaaagtgggggtgattttttttctcatccaacctttttCAATCCttaaggggttgctaaaacgatttttcgattcagtgattcttttgcaaaatattcaactttaaagtgcaaattttcattaaaatcgagcctccccccctctaaaatctaaaccggagggtagaaaaatttgaaaaaaattcaggatggttagtaagtatataaaacttacaaggaaaactataacggttaagttttcttgagaattattagtagtttaggagtaaatagcagcctaaggtataaaatatacctaaacttggaatattccgtacaaaatacgaaatccttagaaaaatattacttatttttttcgtaatggctacggaaccctatttcgtgcgtgtccgacacgctcttggccggttctttattttttattttatggtatagggtatatggtaatataataaaagctttgtttaatttgggaccaggccaattggtgtcaaaaGTGTCAATTGTCCCACGATTTTTTTGGAGGCTGTCTAGTTTAAGTCAATTTATCGACTCTCAATAACTTATCTTTTAATCCATACCACGTGATTCCGATTACATGACAAGTGCTCTACGATTAATGATCGGTCTCATTACAATCCGTAAAATGAAGAGGTGGGGAGTGATTGTGTGTTTAGCAGCCATAGCCGGGGCTCAGGTATACttaaattttaatcttaatatacAATCTTCGGCCTATAAAATGTGTGTAAtttagaaaaagaaagaaattgaTATACCTATTTGATGTTCTTGCCAAATTGATAAGCCTTTGTCGGTATACGTTTTAGAATAATAaatgctttaaataaaaaaaaaactattagatCAACTTAAaaaaggtccgcccggattgctaccaccatcttgctcgctaatcctgccgtgaagcagcagtgcttgcactgttgtgtttcagcgtggatagtaagacagccggtgaaattactggcacttgaggtatcccatgttaggcctctaggttggcaacgcatctgcaatacccctggtgttgcagatgtttatgggcggtggtgatctcttaccatcaggagacccacttgcttgtttgccatccaatcgaataaaaaaaaagttgaaaaattccCGACtatataatttcaaagttcgatatcttaAAAACAGCTGAGCCGATTTTAGTGACACTTAGTGACAGCTAAGAACCATCAAACTCAAgtgaaaaaaaccgcatcgaaattggcccatccgtttgagagctacgatgctatgccacagacagacattggcgtcaaacttctttttgcgtcggagggtaaaaaaatattgcttattaaattacattaagtaTATCACacttccgcatccaccgcgatcccgcgatcttaaccaagtcgtcgctccatcttgttggaggcctaccgacagctcgcacaagaccggtctgagtggagagccttgggggaggcctatgtccagcagtggacgtctttcggctgacatgatgatgatgatatcacacttacattattttacatatatttaattaaattaaattacatcaaattggaattaaaataaaataaatcacaacaaaaatcgcattgaaattaaattaaaatgaaattaaaacaacgataaaaataacaataataattaaattaatcaaacagaggaaaataaagaataaaaatataaaagagcgccgtcagcggtatcggcaatttttgaaaaaaatattagtctttcttttacaaatatacaactttactcgcaaatgtgaggtaaaacattgtatgtcgcacgggctaatagactctcgttcgtaattccttatttaccgcccttaagacacaatgtactatattatTCTtctttataccgggtgtggcctgtaatatgagcaaacaattaaaacatagatcattcttcgcaaactgaacaacattagttcagcgacttttgaaaataattagttaCTAATATATcattagttttaagtttatttgaagaagcaatgcaaagcaaaatgcttgatgtttgtagcgtgacaggcgacgtcagttgtgttctaggatggcgtacattgatagcagtatttaatttgtgtgaaaaaaggaaaattcaatgactccattattttaaaaagtcgctgaactaatgttgttcagtttgacgaggacgatctatgttttaattttttgctcgtattacaggccacacccggtattttattatttattattatttatttattatttatttcattgtaaagtcatgtacatatTT
The sequence above is a segment of the Choristoneura fumiferana chromosome 9, NRCan_CFum_1, whole genome shotgun sequence genome. Coding sequences within it:
- the LOC141430938 gene encoding leucine-rich repeat-containing protein 47-like, giving the protein MGVWPEVTTVKTENRHEIKLSGAAISKRISDEGLDNNVFQLTNINLLNISDTCLTVLPDDIKRLVNLQSLLLFGNKLQEFNENITLLPKLKVLDISRNEIKSIPDTLNKMKELTSINFSSNHIETMPKFVDFPNLITVNVSNNKLSDFIDLENANLPHLTDMNLKGNAITSIPSYIAQSLPSLKNFDMGDNQVKVLPGELANLQKLKELNLKGNKLADKRLMKLVDQCRTKQVLDYVREHCPKADSQTSSKGKGKKGAKKQEETPTEDAVCDLCHSMKILYIEDNIPNITVVEAQVGAVRPYILCCIVNDLNFTEASFKKFIQMQTKLHDTVCDKRNTATIATHDLKKIPPGNLTYTAKSPTSLKLTPLGRAKPYTGEQLFQQLTAEAEALRKEKKRNVYSGIHKYLYLLEGKPKYPCLVASNKEVISFPPITNSESTKMSHESKSMLVEVTSHASLGACKTAMDRLLLDTLQLGLGDGDDDLANGYHSLTVQQVKIVDTEGNLKSVYPSRTDCVYEALSNVKVFRLPKK